From Streptomyces sp. NBC_00690, a single genomic window includes:
- a CDS encoding lysylphosphatidylglycerol synthase domain-containing protein, with protein MNDPAPAPPRASTDPAGPGAGPSAALPAALPDPVTEQRPSVLQRVLGSRILRPVAVLVLLTATGFAVGGSLQAAGAEISAAARRPGGALLLLAAVLANTVGLALSMLSWRVLVVDGKTQLPMPAAARIFFIGMISKFVPGRIWGVLAHLHLGRDAGVPPERMLSGFGLGLVIGVATGAGAGILMAPVVLGAYAWLFAPLVLLAVAAFARPGWVNRLVAVVLRLARRPAVEPGSPQAVRRSILLALASWAVSGLHLWALVVLFGAPAWGSLALAVGGFSLATVAGSLAFVLPDGVGARELVLLAPLAVVMPLPAATAAVIASRLVCVFSEVAATAAALLWARLARPAPSALSRTTVPEGVR; from the coding sequence GTGAACGATCCCGCCCCGGCGCCGCCCCGCGCGAGCACCGACCCGGCCGGCCCGGGAGCGGGGCCCTCCGCAGCCTTACCCGCGGCCCTGCCCGACCCCGTCACCGAACAGCGCCCTTCGGTTCTCCAGCGGGTCCTCGGCTCCCGCATCCTGCGCCCGGTCGCCGTCCTGGTCCTGCTCACCGCGACAGGCTTCGCGGTCGGTGGTTCGCTCCAGGCGGCTGGCGCCGAGATCTCGGCCGCAGCGCGCCGCCCCGGAGGTGCCTTGCTCCTGCTCGCCGCCGTGTTGGCGAACACGGTGGGACTGGCGTTGTCGATGCTCTCCTGGCGGGTCCTGGTGGTGGATGGAAAGACCCAGTTGCCGATGCCAGCGGCCGCCCGGATCTTCTTCATCGGGATGATCAGCAAGTTCGTTCCCGGCCGCATCTGGGGAGTGCTGGCCCATCTCCATCTGGGCCGGGACGCCGGTGTGCCTCCCGAGCGGATGCTCTCCGGCTTCGGGCTCGGCCTGGTGATCGGTGTGGCCACCGGAGCCGGCGCCGGAATCCTGATGGCACCGGTCGTCCTCGGCGCGTACGCCTGGCTGTTCGCGCCGCTGGTGTTGCTGGCCGTCGCCGCGTTCGCCCGGCCCGGCTGGGTGAACCGGCTGGTGGCGGTGGTCCTGAGGCTGGCCAGGCGCCCGGCCGTCGAACCGGGATCACCGCAGGCCGTGCGCCGATCGATCCTGCTGGCGCTGGCCTCCTGGGCGGTGTCCGGTCTGCACCTGTGGGCTCTGGTGGTGCTGTTCGGCGCACCGGCCTGGGGCTCGCTGGCCCTGGCGGTCGGCGGGTTCTCGCTGGCCACCGTCGCGGGCAGCCTGGCGTTCGTGCTGCCCGACGGGGTCGGTGCTCGGGAGCTGGTTCTGCTGGCACCGCTGGCCGTGGTGATGCCACTGCCCGCCGCGACCGCGGCTGTGATCGCCAGCCGTCTGGTCTGTGTCTTCAGCGAGGTCGCCGCCACCGCCGCCGCTCTGCTCTGGGCCCGGCTCGCCCGTCCCGCTCCGAGCGCTTTGTCCCGTACCACCGTTCCGGAAGGGGTCCGATGA
- a CDS encoding glycosyltransferase family 2 protein — MPRGRPTVSVIIPNYNYAKTLPTVLESVYAQTLAPLEVVVVDDCSTDNSRDIVRQFPCLLVEAPVNRGVSAARNLGVRSSRGEILFFLDSDIALAPDALANAVDLLLSDSATGCVHGIPDPEPLFDDGPVERYRTMHQHFWRRRSVGVVGTAVFELAAMPRAVFEEVGPFDENLRDSEDVEYSDRLGASYQIRLTETVRARHDDEDRLVSMLSEQFRRSQLLVPVAAVESRRGSGLRANRPTGVLAAALVPATLPLGLAAPWLLAVPAIFLLLFALSDPPLVRFVVRRRGAGFLLWFLLAHFLVHLALVSGALVGAVRWLVEPGFGPSVRRRADRTGAGGPTGRDRSGGGDENRAVAGR, encoded by the coding sequence ATGCCCAGGGGCCGTCCCACCGTTTCCGTGATCATCCCCAACTACAACTACGCAAAGACCCTGCCCACCGTGTTGGAGTCGGTCTACGCACAGACCCTCGCCCCGCTGGAGGTTGTGGTCGTTGACGACTGCAGTACCGACAACTCCCGTGACATCGTGCGGCAGTTCCCCTGCCTTCTGGTCGAGGCGCCGGTCAACCGGGGGGTCTCGGCGGCCAGGAACCTCGGTGTGCGGAGCAGCCGGGGCGAGATCCTGTTCTTCTTGGACTCCGACATCGCGCTTGCCCCCGATGCCCTCGCCAACGCCGTCGACCTGCTGCTGAGTGACTCGGCCACGGGTTGTGTGCACGGTATCCCCGACCCCGAACCGCTCTTCGACGACGGGCCGGTGGAGCGTTACCGCACGATGCACCAGCACTTCTGGCGGCGACGCAGTGTGGGTGTGGTCGGCACGGCGGTGTTCGAGCTGGCCGCGATGCCCCGCGCGGTGTTCGAGGAGGTCGGTCCCTTCGACGAGAACCTGCGCGACTCGGAGGATGTGGAGTACAGCGACCGGCTCGGTGCGTCGTACCAGATACGGCTGACCGAGACGGTGAGGGCCCGGCACGACGACGAGGACCGTCTGGTGTCGATGCTCTCCGAGCAGTTCCGGCGTTCACAACTGCTGGTGCCGGTGGCGGCGGTGGAGAGCAGGCGCGGCAGTGGGCTGAGAGCCAACCGGCCAACCGGGGTACTGGCCGCCGCCCTGGTGCCCGCCACACTGCCGCTCGGCTTGGCGGCGCCCTGGCTGCTCGCGGTGCCCGCGATCTTCCTGCTCCTGTTCGCGCTGTCCGACCCGCCGCTCGTCCGGTTCGTCGTCCGGCGTCGGGGTGCCGGATTCCTGCTGTGGTTTCTGCTGGCCCACTTCCTGGTGCATCTGGCGCTGGTGTCCGGTGCCCTGGTGGGGGCGGTGCGATGGTTGGTCGAACCGGGCTTCGGCCCCTCGGTCCGTCGACGTGCGGACCGTACGGGGGCCGGTGGGCCCACCGGTCGAGACCGTAGCGGCGGCGGAGACGAAAACCGGGCGGTGGCCGGCCGGTGA
- a CDS encoding aspartate aminotransferase family protein: MTDVAASLMSLDEAEELTVRQVHELYRSHVNRSQVALMTSFGFGRELVDHAEGAWIHTRDGRRILDFTGGVGVLHHGHNHPRILAARRRFQERQRMEVHKTYFSPYIAALGHNLAQLLPGDLGMSFFPNSGAEAVEGAVKLAYKYHAGRRTQILHADISFHGKLLGSGSLTGSAQSAPFKFPGIPGVSTFTYGDLDSVREAVARARGAKGRCDVYAILIEPFSASTMTECSEAFLRGLRELCTAEDIVLIFDEIYTGWGKTGSLFHFMRYPGLVPDVVTTSKAFGGGKSSISAFVAREPVFKQAYDNLGDALLQSTSTTYYGFGEETATAIEAVNIAVEDDYPARARDIERVLLPGLERLRKQFPDIIADTRGAGALHGVFLDGGPRILDLAAKLAPGGLARDPLLRTKLITCAVINTMYQEHDVFLYYTLNGRSPLVVAPPLVAGPAEVDIFLDAFEQTLAKGLTRLLTSFVKDKAVSRWA; the protein is encoded by the coding sequence ATGACCGACGTTGCCGCATCGCTGATGAGCCTCGACGAAGCAGAGGAGTTGACCGTCCGTCAAGTCCATGAGCTGTACCGCTCCCACGTCAACCGAAGCCAGGTCGCGCTGATGACCTCTTTCGGCTTCGGCAGGGAGTTGGTCGACCATGCCGAGGGCGCCTGGATACACACCCGCGACGGCCGGCGCATCCTGGACTTCACCGGTGGTGTCGGCGTGTTGCACCACGGCCACAACCATCCGCGCATCCTGGCTGCCCGCCGCCGCTTCCAAGAGCGGCAGCGCATGGAGGTGCACAAGACCTACTTCTCGCCGTACATCGCCGCGCTGGGCCACAACCTCGCGCAACTGCTCCCCGGCGACCTCGGGATGTCCTTCTTCCCCAACTCCGGTGCGGAGGCGGTGGAAGGAGCGGTGAAACTCGCGTACAAGTACCACGCCGGGCGCCGCACCCAGATCCTGCACGCCGACATCAGCTTCCACGGCAAGCTGCTCGGCTCCGGAAGCCTGACGGGCAGCGCCCAGTCGGCCCCCTTCAAATTCCCCGGCATCCCCGGAGTCTCCACCTTCACCTACGGCGACCTGGACTCGGTGCGCGAAGCCGTAGCCCGCGCCCGCGGCGCCAAGGGCCGTTGCGATGTCTACGCGATCCTGATCGAACCCTTCTCGGCCTCCACCATGACCGAGTGCTCCGAGGCGTTCCTCCGCGGTCTGCGGGAGTTGTGCACCGCCGAGGACATCGTGTTGATCTTCGATGAGATCTACACCGGCTGGGGCAAGACCGGCAGCCTGTTCCACTTCATGCGCTACCCGGGCCTGGTGCCCGATGTGGTCACCACCTCCAAGGCGTTCGGCGGCGGAAAGTCCTCCATCTCCGCTTTCGTCGCCCGTGAGCCCGTCTTCAAACAGGCATACGACAACCTCGGCGACGCCCTGCTCCAATCCACCAGTACCACCTACTACGGCTTCGGAGAGGAGACCGCCACCGCCATCGAGGCCGTCAACATCGCGGTGGAGGACGACTATCCGGCCCGCGCCCGCGACATCGAACGGGTGCTCCTCCCGGGCCTGGAGCGGCTGCGCAAGCAGTTCCCCGACATCATCGCCGACACCCGGGGCGCCGGGGCACTGCACGGAGTGTTCCTCGACGGCGGTCCACGCATCCTCGACCTCGCCGCCAAACTCGCCCCCGGCGGACTCGCCCGCGACCCACTGCTGCGCACCAAGCTGATCACCTGCGCGGTCATCAACACGATGTACCAGGAACACGACGTGTTCCTCTACTACACACTCAACGGCCGCAGCCCGCTGGTCGTCGCCCCACCACTGGTCGCAGGACCGGCCGAGGTGGACATCTTCCTGGACGCCTTCGAACAGACCCTCGCCAAGGGCCTCACCCGACTGCTCACCTCCTTCGTCAAGGACAAGGCGGTGTCCAGATGGGCCTGA